One Sphingomicrobium marinum genomic window carries:
- a CDS encoding response regulator, which yields MTGSTSQSPKRKLALNVLIVEDEALVAMDLEYMIEEAGHVPVAHADNLESALEAAKDHRPDIALVDIQLGFGESGLQVAEQLKDRGIPVLFSTGNCPGDEGRPFALGCMHKPVVERSLRAALEAVEATMDGAEIPDLPSSVHFY from the coding sequence ATGACGGGCAGCACATCACAATCTCCAAAGCGCAAGCTTGCACTGAATGTACTTATTGTAGAGGACGAAGCACTTGTCGCGATGGATCTCGAGTACATGATCGAGGAAGCCGGTCACGTCCCCGTCGCACATGCCGACAATCTGGAATCGGCGCTTGAGGCCGCTAAAGACCATCGGCCGGACATCGCGTTGGTGGATATCCAATTGGGTTTTGGGGAAAGCGGCCTGCAGGTTGCCGAGCAACTGAAAGACCGCGGGATCCCGGTGCTATTCTCGACGGGGAATTGCCCTGGAGATGAAGGTCGACCCTTTGCGCTCGGATGTATGCACAAGCCGGTCGTCGAGCGCAGTTTGCGCGCCGCACTGGAAGCGGTCGAAGCGACGATGGACGGTGCTGAAATCCCGGACCTCCCGTCATCGGTGCATTTTTACTGA
- a CDS encoding copper chaperone PCu(A)C translates to MKVSIAVAATISLAGCTTLPPASQHIDVTKTIVSSVERATPGMMAAAYAAFDNPGAQDTLIEVSCDCADRVEIHHMVGEGEDRKMVVEPTFPITANSESLIEPPGLEWHLMLMDVKYPIPVGTEIEMTLVFRNAGPKKYRLKAVNGTRAAWDAYDD, encoded by the coding sequence ATGAAGGTATCGATAGCGGTCGCGGCTACAATCTCTCTTGCAGGCTGCACTACTCTTCCTCCGGCCAGTCAACACATTGATGTCACGAAAACGATCGTTTCATCGGTTGAACGAGCCACTCCCGGAATGATGGCTGCGGCCTATGCAGCATTTGATAACCCAGGGGCTCAAGATACGCTTATAGAAGTCTCTTGCGATTGTGCGGATCGCGTGGAAATCCATCATATGGTTGGAGAGGGCGAGGATCGGAAAATGGTCGTCGAACCCACGTTTCCGATCACCGCCAACAGCGAATCCCTGATAGAGCCTCCCGGTCTTGAATGGCATCTCATGCTCATGGATGTTAAATATCCGATCCCGGTTGGGACCGAAATCGAAATGACCCTCGTGTTCCGGAATGCGGGGCCCAAGAAGTATCGCTTAAAGGCCGTGAATGGCACCCGCGCTGCTTGGGACGCCTACGACGACTGA